One region of Rhodophyticola sp. CCM32 genomic DNA includes:
- a CDS encoding electron transfer flavoprotein subunit beta/FixA family protein has translation MKVLVPVKRVIDYNVKVRVKADGSGVDLANVKMSMNPFDEIAVEEAIRMREAGKAEEVVAVSIGVKQAQETLRTALAMGADRAILVIAAEDVNQDIEPLAVAKILKAVIDEEQPGLVLAGKQAIDNDMNATGQMLAALLGWSQATFASAIEIEGDTANVTREVDGGLQTIAVKMPAIVTVDLRLNEPRYASLPNIMKAKKKPLDEKTAADYGVDVAPRLEVLKTTEPESRKAGVMVGSVDELITKLKDEAGVI, from the coding sequence ATGAAGGTCTTGGTGCCTGTGAAGCGCGTGATTGACTATAACGTGAAGGTCCGGGTGAAAGCGGACGGGTCCGGGGTCGATCTCGCCAATGTAAAAATGTCGATGAACCCGTTTGACGAGATTGCCGTGGAAGAGGCGATCCGCATGCGGGAGGCAGGCAAGGCTGAGGAGGTCGTCGCCGTCTCGATCGGTGTCAAACAGGCGCAGGAAACCCTGCGCACGGCGCTTGCCATGGGTGCGGATCGTGCGATCCTTGTCATTGCCGCAGAAGATGTGAACCAGGATATCGAGCCGCTGGCGGTTGCGAAAATCCTGAAAGCCGTGATTGACGAGGAACAGCCCGGTCTGGTTCTGGCGGGCAAGCAGGCCATCGACAATGATATGAATGCCACGGGTCAGATGCTGGCCGCCCTGCTTGGCTGGTCACAGGCCACTTTTGCCTCGGCCATCGAGATCGAGGGCGACACCGCGAATGTGACCCGCGAGGTTGATGGCGGGTTGCAGACCATCGCGGTCAAGATGCCCGCCATTGTCACCGTCGATCTGCGCCTGAACGAGCCGCGCTATGCCTCGCTGCCGAACATCATGAAAGCGAAGAAAAAGCCGCTGGACGAGAAAACCGCCGCAGATTACGGCGTCGATGTTGCACCGCGTCTTGAGGTTCTGAAAACCACTGAACCGGAAAGCCGAAAGGCCGGTGTCATGGTTGGCTCGGTGGATGAGCTGATCACGAAACTCAAAGACGAAGCGGGGGTGATCTGA
- a CDS encoding electron transfer flavoprotein subunit alpha/FixB family protein codes for MAVLVLAEVTDGALAMDATAKAVTAAATLGDVTLLCVGATAKEAADEAATISGVAKVLCAEDAIYGHRLAEPTTGLIVSLAGDYSHIAAPATTDAKNIMPRVAAMLDVMVISDAIAVVDADTFDRPIYAGNAVQTVKSTDATKVITFRTSTFDAAPTGGSAPVEAIGAAADPGLSSWVEDKVAASDRPELTSAGIVVSGGRGVGSEEQFAIIEALADKLGAAVGASRAAVDSGYAPNDWQVGQTGKVVAPDLYIAVGISGAIQHLAGMKDSKVIVAINKDEEAPIFQVADYGLVADLFDAVPELTGKLG; via the coding sequence ATGGCTGTTCTTGTTCTTGCCGAAGTGACAGATGGGGCCTTGGCGATGGATGCCACGGCCAAGGCCGTAACCGCCGCCGCAACCCTGGGCGATGTAACGCTGCTTTGTGTGGGTGCAACGGCCAAAGAGGCGGCGGATGAAGCCGCGACGATTTCGGGTGTGGCCAAGGTGCTCTGCGCGGAAGATGCGATATATGGCCACCGTCTGGCCGAACCCACAACCGGTCTGATCGTATCGCTGGCCGGTGATTACAGCCATATCGCCGCCCCCGCGACGACAGATGCCAAAAACATCATGCCCCGGGTCGCCGCGATGCTGGATGTGATGGTGATCTCTGACGCGATTGCGGTGGTGGATGCGGATACATTTGACCGTCCGATCTATGCGGGCAATGCGGTGCAGACGGTGAAATCCACCGATGCCACCAAGGTCATCACCTTCCGCACCTCGACCTTTGATGCGGCGCCGACCGGTGGCAGCGCCCCGGTCGAGGCAATCGGCGCGGCGGCGGATCCGGGCCTGTCTTCCTGGGTTGAAGACAAGGTCGCGGCCAGTGACCGGCCCGAACTGACATCGGCAGGGATCGTCGTGTCCGGCGGGCGCGGCGTAGGATCGGAAGAACAGTTCGCGATTATCGAGGCGCTGGCCGACAAGCTGGGGGCCGCTGTCGGGGCCTCCCGTGCGGCGGTCGATTCGGGCTATGCCCCGAATGACTGGCAGGTGGGGCAGACCGGTAAAGTTGTGGCCCCCGACCTTTATATCGCGGTCGGCATTTCCGGCGCGATCCAACACCTTGCCGGTATGAAAGACAGCAAGGTGATCGTCGCGATCAACAAGGATGAAGAAGCCCCGATCTTCCAGGTGGCGGATTACGGGCTGGTCGCAGACCTGTTCGATGCGGTGCCGGAACTGACCGGCAAGCTTGGCTGA
- a CDS encoding twin transmembrane helix small protein, translating into MLSDPLFIIVALACFGVLVILLMGVNSFRIGGEYNRRNANKFMRWRLLAQFVAVLLILAFVYFRRQTGG; encoded by the coding sequence ATGCTTTCCGACCCGCTGTTCATCATCGTGGCCCTGGCTTGTTTCGGGGTGCTGGTCATATTGCTGATGGGCGTCAATTCGTTTCGTATCGGCGGAGAGTATAACCGCAGGAACGCCAATAAATTCATGCGCTGGCGGTTGCTGGCACAGTTTGTGGCGGTATTGCTGATCCTCGCCTTTGTCTATTTCCGTCGTCAAACAGGGGGCTGA
- a CDS encoding SH3 domain-containing protein: protein MIRLTLLLCAIIYSGMIIFSDPATRDVETPDGVSTRAEFDPSVALPTPHAPPVPQIANSTGTAQVIRAALVDPAPQPPVPDAPVMTLTGPDGEIIAISAVIRPSQAENEIISLTRPAAPATTPAAEIAEAPRPVVYVTGRRVNMRAGPSTGTAVILSLGFGAEAEQIGDVTDGWVQIRDLASDQTGYMAERFLSADRP, encoded by the coding sequence ATGATCCGCCTGACCCTTTTGTTATGCGCCATAATCTACAGCGGAATGATCATATTTTCCGACCCCGCGACACGCGATGTTGAGACACCGGACGGGGTAAGCACCCGGGCCGAATTTGACCCCTCTGTCGCCTTGCCGACACCCCATGCCCCGCCTGTGCCGCAGATTGCCAACAGCACAGGCACCGCCCAGGTGATCCGCGCGGCGCTTGTGGACCCTGCACCACAGCCACCGGTCCCGGACGCGCCGGTGATGACCCTGACCGGCCCGGATGGGGAAATAATCGCGATCAGCGCCGTGATCCGGCCATCACAGGCGGAAAACGAGATCATCAGCCTGACCCGTCCTGCCGCCCCCGCAACCACACCGGCGGCCGAGATCGCAGAGGCGCCGCGCCCGGTGGTCTATGTCACCGGTCGCCGGGTGAATATGCGCGCCGGGCCATCCACCGGAACGGCGGTGATCCTGTCACTTGGGTTCGGGGCCGAGGCTGAGCAGATCGGCGACGTGACCGATGGCTGGGTCCAGATCCGCGATCTGGCGTCCGATCAGACCGGCTATATGGCCGAGCGCTTTCTGTCCGCTGACCGTCCCTGA
- a CDS encoding cob(I)yrinic acid a,c-diamide adenosyltransferase: protein MVVLNKIYTKTGDAGETALGDGSRVAKHSMRVAAYGTVDELNATLGIARLQAEGEMDDRLAAIQNDLFDLGADLCTPGMEKDSAREYPALRITEAQVLRLEAEIDGMNAKLTPLRSFILPGGTALAAHLHICRTVARRAERMSVELATMESVNPEGVKYLNRLSDWFFVAGRIANNDGKDDVLWIPGANR, encoded by the coding sequence ATGGTCGTTCTGAACAAGATCTACACCAAGACCGGCGATGCCGGGGAAACCGCCCTGGGCGATGGCAGCCGGGTGGCGAAACATTCAATGCGGGTTGCGGCCTATGGCACGGTGGATGAGCTGAACGCGACGCTTGGCATCGCCCGGTTGCAGGCCGAAGGAGAGATGGATGACAGGCTGGCCGCGATCCAGAATGACCTGTTCGATCTGGGCGCGGATCTGTGCACCCCGGGGATGGAGAAAGACAGCGCCCGGGAATATCCGGCCCTGCGGATCACCGAGGCGCAGGTTCTGCGCCTTGAGGCCGAGATTGACGGGATGAATGCAAAACTGACGCCCCTGCGCAGTTTCATCCTGCCCGGCGGCACGGCCCTGGCCGCGCATCTGCACATATGCCGCACGGTCGCACGGCGGGCCGAACGGATGAGCGTGGAACTGGCCACCATGGAATCGGTGAACCCCGAGGGGGTGAAATACCTCAACCGCCTGTCGGACTGGTTTTTTGTCGCCGGCCGGATCGCCAATAACGATGGCAAGGATGATGTGTTATGGATTCCAGGTGCGAACCGCTGA
- the trhA gene encoding PAQR family membrane homeostasis protein TrhA — translation MLQRHPPDVYSRAEYVSDAVVHVSGLSAAMIGGPVMITLAAVWIGDATITTATTVYTLCLIAMLFCSALYNMIPAPAWQDWLRRIDQSAIYLKIAGTYTPVVALAGSHAGWFLAGIWGVALTGASIILFSARHRRYLALALYLGLGWAGVAFGGAALAGLSQAAMILLLIGGLTYTAGVVFHIWQALPFHNTIWHVFVLIATGLVYAAVFVQLVHASGV, via the coding sequence ATGCTGCAACGCCACCCTCCAGACGTCTATTCCCGCGCCGAATATGTTTCTGATGCCGTGGTGCATGTCTCGGGCCTGTCTGCGGCGATGATCGGCGGGCCGGTGATGATCACCCTGGCCGCTGTCTGGATCGGGGATGCCACGATCACCACCGCCACAACCGTCTATACGCTTTGCCTGATCGCGATGCTGTTCTGTTCGGCGCTTTACAACATGATCCCGGCGCCTGCGTGGCAGGACTGGCTGCGCCGTATCGACCAGTCGGCGATCTATCTCAAAATCGCCGGAACCTATACACCCGTGGTGGCGCTGGCGGGCAGCCATGCGGGCTGGTTTCTGGCGGGCATCTGGGGCGTGGCGCTGACCGGCGCCTCGATCATTCTGTTCAGTGCCCGGCACCGCCGCTATCTGGCACTGGCGCTTTATCTGGGTCTGGGCTGGGCCGGGGTGGCCTTTGGCGGTGCGGCCCTCGCAGGGTTGAGCCAGGCAGCGATGATCCTGCTTCTGATCGGCGGGCTGACCTATACTGCGGGCGTGGTCTTCCATATCTGGCAGGCGCTGCCGTTTCACAACACCATCTGGCATGTCTTCGTTCTGATCGCGACCGGCCTGGTCTATGCGGCTGTGTTTGTCCAATTGGTCCACGCTTCCGGGGTCTGA
- a CDS encoding lysophospholipid acyltransferase family protein: MTTPTVKPRNRPAGRRPSIVYDHRTLTYANSFDNAVTRHSIKTLEWLTGKLTILRRVRRFERMGAPAGRAFWPATMKAMGIELQTPQAQLDRIPADGPVVFVANHPHGLVDGMILADLIGRRRDDYRILSRSILTGIDDSAGSYMIPVPFPHEPESQQKMIEMRKQAMTHLEQKGLIALFPSGVVATSKTMFGPVIEAEWNVFTAKMIRKSGATVVPCYFQGSNSRWYQAANQISSVLRQGLLIHEVVHAFDKPQAPIIGNPIRPEDWDGHADNPRQFMGWLRERTLSLKENPDQT, encoded by the coding sequence ATCACCACGCCCACAGTAAAGCCCAGAAACCGGCCCGCAGGCCGGCGCCCTTCTATTGTCTATGACCATCGCACCCTGACATACGCCAACTCGTTTGATAATGCGGTGACGCGCCATTCGATCAAGACGCTTGAATGGCTGACCGGCAAGCTGACCATTCTGCGCCGGGTGCGCCGGTTTGAACGTATGGGCGCGCCCGCAGGGCGGGCGTTCTGGCCCGCGACGATGAAAGCCATGGGGATCGAGCTGCAGACGCCGCAGGCGCAGCTTGACAGGATTCCGGCTGACGGCCCGGTTGTGTTCGTTGCCAACCATCCGCATGGGCTGGTCGATGGGATGATCCTGGCCGATCTGATCGGCCGACGGCGGGATGATTACCGTATTCTCAGTCGCTCGATCCTGACCGGGATTGATGACAGCGCGGGCAGTTACATGATCCCCGTGCCGTTCCCGCATGAGCCTGAATCCCAGCAGAAAATGATCGAGATGCGCAAACAGGCGATGACGCATCTGGAGCAGAAAGGGCTGATTGCGCTCTTTCCCTCGGGCGTTGTGGCAACCTCGAAAACCATGTTCGGTCCTGTGATCGAGGCGGAATGGAATGTCTTCACCGCCAAGATGATCCGCAAATCCGGTGCCACGGTGGTGCCATGCTATTTTCAGGGGTCAAATTCGCGCTGGTATCAGGCCGCCAACCAGATTTCATCGGTTTTGCGTCAGGGGCTGCTGATCCATGAGGTTGTTCATGCGTTCGACAAACCCCAGGCACCGATCATCGGAAACCCGATCCGGCCTGAAGACTGGGATGGTCATGCGGACAACCCGCGCCAGTTCATGGGCTGGCTGCGGGAGCGGACCTTGTCTTTGAAAGAGAACCCGGACCAGACCTGA
- a CDS encoding DUF6473 family protein: protein MSFAQPGHGPIEYDPVQYPGSQVMFRGPAADLSQPYVLCLGGSETYGKFVSAPFPEQLSRALNRPVVNMGVMNAGLDLLLHDPAIAGVMTGAEAVVLQIMGAHNLNNRFYRVHPRRNDRFVKASGLLQTVYRDVDFTEFHFTRHMLSSLQILSEDRFAIVVQEVREAWVARMRQVIGQINVPLHLLWIADHRPDEQPRDGTLGTDPLFIGQEMLEDIAGEATTLSFSVADETDRVNPTRGMFFAPGEAGAARALPGPHLHDRAAEMLAPCLAG, encoded by the coding sequence ATGAGCTTTGCGCAACCGGGGCATGGCCCCATTGAATACGATCCGGTGCAATATCCCGGATCGCAGGTGATGTTTCGTGGTCCGGCGGCGGATCTGAGCCAGCCTTATGTGCTGTGTCTGGGCGGGTCGGAAACCTATGGGAAATTTGTCAGTGCGCCGTTCCCAGAACAATTGTCCCGGGCCCTGAACAGGCCGGTTGTGAATATGGGTGTGATGAATGCGGGCCTTGATCTGCTGCTGCATGACCCGGCGATTGCAGGGGTGATGACCGGGGCCGAGGCGGTGGTGTTGCAGATCATGGGGGCCCATAATCTGAACAATCGGTTCTATCGGGTGCATCCGCGCCGCAATGACCGGTTTGTAAAAGCCTCTGGCCTGTTGCAGACGGTTTATCGCGACGTGGATTTCACCGAGTTTCATTTTACACGCCACATGCTGTCGAGTTTGCAGATTCTGTCAGAAGACAGGTTCGCGATCGTGGTGCAGGAGGTGCGTGAGGCCTGGGTTGCACGGATGCGCCAGGTGATCGGGCAGATCAACGTGCCGCTGCATCTGCTGTGGATCGCAGATCATCGCCCGGATGAGCAGCCCCGCGATGGCACCCTTGGCACGGATCCGCTGTTCATCGGTCAGGAGATGCTGGAAGACATCGCCGGAGAGGCAACCACGCTGAGCTTTTCGGTCGCCGATGAAACAGATCGGGTGAACCCCACGCGCGGTATGTTCTTCGCCCCGGGAGAGGCCGGTGCCGCACGGGCTTTGCCGGGTCCGCATCTGCATGACCGCGCGGCTGAGATGCTGGCCCCGTGTCTGGCAGGATAA
- a CDS encoding 3-hydroxybutyryl-CoA dehydrogenase, translating into MDVQKIGIVGAGQMGNGIAHVCALAGYEVVLNDISQDMLNKAMGLIDRNLERQVSREKISAEEKSAAMGRMSTTLRLADLGPSDLIIEAATERETVKQAIFEDLLPHLKPETILTSNTSSISITRLASRTDRPEKFMGFHFMNPVPVMQLVELIRGIATDEETFAACKAVVDTLGKTSATAEDFPAFIVNRILMPMINEAVYTLYEGVGNVKSIDESLKLGANHPMGPLELADFIGLDTCLAIMNVLHDGLADTKYRPCPLLTKYVEAGWLGRKTDRGFYDYRGDTPVPTR; encoded by the coding sequence ATGGACGTTCAGAAAATCGGGATTGTCGGCGCGGGGCAAATGGGCAACGGCATTGCCCATGTCTGTGCACTTGCAGGCTATGAGGTTGTTCTGAATGACATTTCCCAGGACATGCTGAACAAGGCCATGGGTCTGATTGACCGTAATCTGGAACGGCAGGTCAGCCGCGAAAAGATCTCGGCCGAGGAGAAATCCGCCGCCATGGGCCGGATGTCGACGACCCTGCGCCTGGCTGATCTTGGCCCTTCGGACCTGATTATCGAGGCCGCGACAGAACGCGAAACCGTAAAACAGGCGATATTTGAAGACCTTCTGCCGCATCTGAAACCCGAGACAATCCTGACCTCGAACACCTCGTCAATCTCGATCACCCGGCTGGCCAGCCGCACGGACCGGCCTGAGAAATTCATGGGGTTCCATTTCATGAACCCGGTGCCGGTGATGCAGCTGGTCGAACTGATCCGTGGCATCGCCACCGATGAAGAGACCTTCGCGGCCTGCAAGGCGGTGGTTGACACACTTGGTAAAACTTCGGCCACAGCCGAGGATTTCCCGGCTTTCATCGTCAACCGCATTCTGATGCCGATGATCAACGAGGCGGTCTATACGCTTTATGAAGGCGTGGGGAATGTGAAATCGATCGACGAATCCCTGAAACTGGGGGCGAACCACCCGATGGGGCCGCTGGAGTTGGCCGATTTCATCGGGCTGGATACCTGTCTGGCCATCATGAATGTGCTGCATGACGGGCTGGCGGATACGAAATACCGGCCCTGCCCGCTGTTGACGAAATATGTCGAAGCCGGATGGCTGGGCCGGAAGACCGACCGGGGATTTTACGATTATCGCGGGGACACGCCGGTTCCGACACGGTGA
- a CDS encoding DUF898 family protein, whose translation MSGLKTEFGGDRGELFQLALKTGLLTALTFGLYRFWQIARFRRWYWSSVRPGGTPMEYTGTGQEKLVGFLFAIILLAIYLALFNVAAMFILIRLSEGPPDILTFGVAATPLSLVPIVFMARYRNRRYILARSRWRGIRFAMSPGAWGYAWRSFMYWVLTILSVGLFWPLMTFQLEKYLTDRSWFGTARFTQFGHFGQLYGSLLPFLVCLWGLVALPLISVQQRSEWYMLAAVYLVLPLTLLFAVYYRVSAFRIMAAMKTLGDGLEFDIYPRTRTLVKIHILGNLLTSLVGGFAAMLILGLAIGILLLGGVASPAMLENPPLAIIMLILASAFALIAVFYNVFRQVFVTFPMVRHVAETLEIHEPALLGTIRQRDRDDMRDAGGFAEALDVGAAF comes from the coding sequence ATGTCAGGACTTAAAACGGAATTCGGCGGCGACCGGGGCGAGCTGTTTCAGCTGGCCTTGAAAACCGGGCTGCTCACCGCACTCACCTTTGGTCTTTATCGTTTCTGGCAGATCGCGCGGTTCCGGCGCTGGTACTGGTCTTCGGTTCGCCCGGGGGGCACGCCGATGGAATATACCGGGACCGGGCAGGAAAAACTGGTCGGGTTCCTTTTCGCCATTATCCTTCTGGCGATCTATCTGGCGTTGTTCAATGTCGCGGCGATGTTCATCCTGATCCGTCTGAGCGAAGGCCCCCCCGATATCCTGACATTCGGGGTGGCCGCCACGCCACTGTCGCTTGTGCCGATCGTCTTCATGGCCCGCTATCGTAACCGGCGCTATATCCTGGCGCGGTCGCGCTGGCGGGGTATTCGGTTTGCCATGTCGCCTGGGGCCTGGGGCTATGCCTGGCGGTCTTTCATGTATTGGGTTCTGACAATCCTGTCTGTCGGGCTGTTCTGGCCGTTGATGACGTTTCAGCTTGAAAAATACCTGACCGACCGTAGCTGGTTCGGCACGGCACGGTTCACCCAGTTCGGACATTTCGGGCAGCTATACGGATCGCTGCTTCCCTTTCTGGTCTGCCTGTGGGGGCTGGTCGCGCTGCCGCTGATTTCGGTGCAGCAGCGATCCGAGTGGTATATGCTGGCTGCGGTGTATCTGGTGTTGCCGCTGACCCTGCTTTTCGCGGTTTATTACCGGGTCTCGGCGTTCCGGATCATGGCGGCGATGAAGACGCTTGGCGACGGGCTGGAATTTGACATTTATCCGCGCACGCGCACCCTGGTGAAAATCCATATTCTCGGCAATCTGCTGACCAGCCTCGTGGGCGGGTTTGCTGCGATGCTGATCCTGGGGCTGGCCATTGGCATCCTGTTGCTGGGGGGTGTCGCCTCGCCAGCGATGCTTGAAAACCCACCGCTTGCGATCATCATGCTGATCCTGGCCTCGGCCTTTGCGCTGATCGCTGTCTTTTACAATGTATTCCGCCAGGTGTTTGTCACCTTCCCGATGGTCCGCCATGTGGCTGAAACGCTGGAAATCCACGAACCCGCGCTGCTTGGCACGATCCGCCAGCGCGACCGTGATGATATGCGCGATGCAGGCGGATTTGCCGAAGCGCTTGATGTGGGGGCGGCATTCTGA
- a CDS encoding M48 family metallopeptidase yields the protein MALSRRTPSFAAAAMIYAELYDGISPMVQRVSLRVAGQGSTAMLELKNVETQGSQRWSLADMRQVPDQASADAFIFAPDNAGPARLVIREREALRILLSALPDLKPLRPRNGSPLRLLGLAGAAVVAFGAILFALIPFMADKGAEMIPPATEMALGQTTFNQIYPAMGAYECTDPAGQAALAVMQTRLTDGLDLPYPVQVHVVFDPSLNATALPGGYVTLHNGLIQAAETPEEVAAVLAHEIGHVAHRDGTRAVLRRTGSFGIIGLAYGDFLGSSAVAAVTQQLVNSSYSREAEARADAYAHDLLAHAGVSPASLAVFFERLRAEGLDTDLGVFRHLSSHPGLLDRIAASTAAADHGFTQGPPILSGAEWGALQSICQNSAHTAIDKS from the coding sequence ATGGCCCTGTCCCGACGCACCCCCTCCTTCGCCGCCGCCGCAATGATCTATGCCGAGCTTTATGACGGGATCAGCCCGATGGTGCAGCGGGTCAGCCTGCGCGTGGCCGGGCAGGGCTCCACCGCAATGCTGGAGTTGAAGAATGTCGAGACCCAGGGCAGCCAGCGCTGGTCTTTGGCCGATATGCGCCAGGTGCCCGATCAGGCCAGTGCGGATGCGTTTATCTTCGCCCCTGACAATGCCGGGCCCGCGCGCCTTGTGATCCGCGAGAGAGAGGCGCTGCGCATATTGCTCAGCGCGCTCCCCGACCTGAAACCCCTGCGGCCCCGAAACGGATCGCCGCTCAGGCTTCTGGGTCTGGCGGGTGCGGCGGTTGTCGCGTTTGGCGCGATCCTGTTCGCGTTGATCCCGTTCATGGCGGATAAAGGCGCCGAGATGATCCCGCCCGCGACCGAAATGGCCCTTGGGCAAACCACATTCAACCAGATCTACCCGGCCATGGGGGCCTATGAATGCACCGATCCGGCGGGGCAGGCGGCCCTTGCGGTGATGCAGACACGGCTGACCGATGGGCTGGATCTGCCCTATCCGGTGCAGGTGCATGTGGTTTTTGACCCAAGCCTGAACGCCACGGCACTGCCGGGCGGGTATGTGACCCTTCATAACGGTCTGATCCAGGCGGCTGAAACGCCGGAGGAAGTGGCGGCTGTTCTGGCCCATGAGATCGGCCATGTGGCCCATCGCGATGGCACCCGTGCCGTGCTGCGCAGAACCGGCTCTTTCGGGATCATCGGGTTGGCCTATGGGGATTTTCTGGGCAGTTCGGCTGTTGCCGCGGTGACACAGCAATTGGTGAATTCCTCCTACAGCCGCGAGGCAGAGGCCCGCGCGGATGCCTATGCCCATGATCTTCTGGCGCATGCAGGGGTTTCCCCGGCATCGCTTGCGGTGTTTTTTGAACGGTTGCGGGCTGAAGGTCTGGATACGGATCTGGGGGTGTTCCGCCATCTCAGCAGCCATCCCGGACTGCTGGACCGGATCGCGGCCTCGACTGCTGCCGCCGATCACGGGTTCACCCAAGGGCCGCCGATCCTGTCCGGGGCAGAATGGGGTGCCCTGCAAAGCATATGCCAGAACAGCGCACACACGGCGATCGACAAAAGTTGA
- a CDS encoding SDR family NAD(P)-dependent oxidoreductase, giving the protein MAKSILITGCSSGLGEDAARRLHARGWRVFATCRKPEDVARLKAEGLESFVLDVADPDSIAQGMAETLRRTGGTLDALFNNAGYGLPGAMEDVPPGALREIFETNVFGLHDLTCRAVAVMRAQGGHGRIVQHSSALGRMFLRWRGAYTASKHAVEGLADSLRLELRDTEIYVSILNTGPVTSKFRVNSIPGFETWIDWESSALADRYRTELIHHLYQDTGKAAFQLEPPAVTARLIHALEARRPRARYFITTATWIVEIARRVLPQRVFDWILAKA; this is encoded by the coding sequence ATGGCAAAATCCATCCTGATCACGGGCTGTTCCTCAGGCCTGGGGGAAGATGCGGCACGCAGGCTGCACGCGCGCGGATGGCGGGTGTTCGCCACCTGCCGCAAACCCGAAGATGTGGCGCGGCTAAAGGCCGAAGGGCTGGAAAGCTTCGTGCTGGATGTGGCCGACCCCGACAGCATTGCGCAAGGGATGGCCGAAACCCTGCGCCGCACCGGCGGAACGCTGGATGCGCTGTTCAACAATGCGGGCTATGGATTGCCCGGCGCGATGGAAGATGTGCCGCCGGGCGCCCTTCGTGAGATTTTCGAGACCAATGTATTCGGATTGCATGACCTGACCTGCCGGGCGGTGGCGGTGATGCGGGCGCAGGGCGGGCATGGGCGGATTGTCCAGCATTCCTCGGCCCTGGGGCGGATGTTCCTGCGCTGGCGCGGTGCCTATACCGCCAGCAAACACGCGGTGGAGGGGTTGGCCGACAGCCTGCGGCTGGAATTGCGGGATACGGAAATTTACGTCTCGATCCTGAACACCGGCCCGGTGACATCAAAGTTCCGGGTGAATTCGATCCCCGGATTCGAGACCTGGATCGACTGGGAAAGCTCTGCCCTTGCGGATCGCTATCGAACCGAGTTGATCCACCATCTGTATCAGGACACGGGCAAAGCGGCCTTCCAGCTGGAACCGCCCGCCGTGACCGCCAGACTGATCCACGCGCTGGAGGCCCGCCGCCCCCGCGCCCGCTATTTCATCACCACCGCCACATGGATTGTCGAGATTGCACGGCGGGTGCTACCGCAACGGGTGTTTGACTGGATTCTTGCAAAGGCCTAA